A region of the Vigna unguiculata cultivar IT97K-499-35 chromosome 9, ASM411807v1, whole genome shotgun sequence genome:
CTCTCCTACTATAAGATTCACGGACCTGATAAGATCGTCGTGAATCCCGAAACCGAGAAAGGCTCCATGGTTATCGGCGAAGAATCCATGCGCAGGATAACTCGCAACCGCAATTCCTATCCCTGCCAGCACGTGCGAAAGCCGTTTGGGGAAATCCATCTCAAGGCAGGACCTAGCTCTACTCCTCCCTTacttaatttcaattattaggGATTTCGATGAGATTTATTTGCCTTGAGTTTGCAGGTTTCGACTATTCGCGAGAGCAAATCGGATGACAAGCGCTTCTCGGTTTTCACCGGAACGAAGAGGCTCCACCTGAGGGCGGATACGCGTGAGGATCGTCTGTCGTGGACGGAGGCGTTGCAGGCGGTAAAGGACATGTTCCCCCGGATGTCAAACAGCGAGTTGATGGCTCCGTTGGACAATGTAACCGTTTCGACGGAGAAACTGAGACTTCGGCTTATGGAAGAGGGAGTGAGCGAGGGGACTATTCAGGACAGTGAGCAAATCATGAGGACTGAGTTTGCGGCGCTGCAAAGCCAGCTTGTGCTGCTTAAGCAGAAGCACTCAATTCTCATTGACACTCTGCGCCAATTAGAGGTACGTCTAGTCAAAACTCCAACCAACACCTCGTAACAATTCAAAGTAGCGCATCCGAAAAGTTGAATACCATAAATTGGTGTACggtataaagtaaaatattgtGTACTCTATCACGTCGGAATGTGAATCTATTCTCAGTAACATGGATAGTTGAGGTTATGTAGTTTGTTATCGTATTATctccaaaatataaatatttgataggAGAAGTAGGTTATGGTTAGTCGGTAGGGTATATGAAAGTTACAAAGATCTTTTCGCTGATCTTGTGACTTTTATTGACCTTGTCATGCGTACCAGAATCCTGGTATAAATTATACCTTCAACTTACTGACTTACTACATATACGTTATAAATATGAACGCTCCTTGAATAGATTTGTGTGAGCTGTAGTGAGTCACCCTCTCGAGATATATGCATGCATCTCGTGTTCATTTCTCTTTCTCTGAAAAATGCGGCTGTTACAAATTTTGATTGTTCTGGACTGACAAGATATATATGAATGGTTTAAGGTTTATTTTTTCCCGTCATCTGGATCCTGCAAGTTGCCTTCGTGAATGTAAAACATAGTTCCTTTTAACCAAATGTGAAGAACCGCAATTATATTGTGTCATGGGTAGGTTCTTCACAGGATGAATGcttttattaacatattttcaaattaagtcTATCAAATCATGCATTATAGGGGGTTACAGTCATCAATTTAAGTCCATTAAGTTATTCACTGTTTCATTTGCAATTTGAATTTGCACATGAatggtttatttttgtaaatcttttctTCACGTGTATTAGTGAACTTTTATCTATGTTGTATTATTCTAGACAGAAAAGGTTGATCTGGAGAATACAGTAGTTGATGAGAGCCAAAGACAGTGGAATGATGAAGAGGCTTCCTCAAGATTAGCGCAAGAAAAATTTAGTGGTAAGACTTCTCCATTTGCAGCACGTTTGTGTAGATGTCTCATTGTTCTAGTGATGCATTTTCTTCAAACATGAATTATTTGTCTACTATCTCTATCTATCTATGATACAAGATGCCACCTCCTTTCAAATTGCTTTTTTCTAAATTCTCCCCTTCGcctgtctctctctctctctcccctCTCTCTAAAGTTATATCAAATagttgtttataaattaaagaattgTAGTGCATATATCTCATACCTGCTGACCAATTGTTATGCCCTAACTAAgccttttatacttttatttattttcctatttttaatttagaaggaACCGGAAGTGAATCTGAAGATGACAATGATCGAAATGATGCTGCTGAGGAAGAAACTGACGATGATGACAATGCCTTTTTTGATACTCGTGATATTCTGTCGTCCAGTTCTTTTAAAAGTAATGGGTCTGATTACAGAATGTCATCCTTCTCTTCAGATGATGAAGGGTTCTATGCATTTGAATCAGAGGATGACATAGATCCTTCAATTAGATATGTTGGAACCAATTACCCTCATGTTAAACGGCGTAAGAAATTGCCAGACCCTGTAGAAAAAGAGAAAGGAGTCAGTCTGTGGTCAATGATTAAGGATAATATAGGGAAGGATCTAACAAAAGTTTGCCTTCCTGTTTATTTTAACGAGCCTCTTTCCTCCCTACAAAAATGTTTCGAGGAAATGGAGTACTCATATCTCTTGGACCAAGCATATGAATGGGGAAGAAGGGTAAGTCCGAATCTGACTGACAGATCTCTATTTCTCTGTACTATTAAGGCAAATCTGAGTgcttaaatattattgtttcatttgatataagaaaattttcagTGTTGTGTTGAGTTCGATTTTCTTGCTTCTGGCTAGTTCAATGCAATATTGGGCGCATTTGGCCACTTTTAACTAATTGGAAATGCCATGCCAGGGTAATAGCCTCATGAGGATTCTCTATGTTGCGGCTTTTGCTGTATCTGGCTATGCTGCAACAGAAGGAAGAGTTTGCAAACCATTTAATCCATTACTTGGGGAAACATATGAGGCTCACTATCCAGATAAAGGCCTTCGGTTTTTCTCAGAGAAGGTATGATCTAATCTTCCGCCGTAAAG
Encoded here:
- the LOC114163165 gene encoding oxysterol-binding protein-related protein 1C isoform X2; the encoded protein is MHPFCCVSAISDQASPVKPSFADFPMPPLPAAAATAATVRSDSAPRHSHKHSHSGSQREQPVDLKINDLVGNGISGILYKWVNYGKGWRPRWFVLQDGVLSYYKIHGPDKIVVNPETEKGSMVIGEESMRRITRNRNSYPCQHVRKPFGEIHLKVSTIRESKSDDKRFSVFTGTKRLHLRADTREDRLSWTEALQAVKDMFPRMSNSELMAPLDNVTVSTEKLRLRLMEEGVSEGTIQDSEQIMRTEFAALQSQLVLLKQKHSILIDTLRQLETEKVDLENTVVDESQRQWNDEEASSRLAQEKFSGTGSESEDDNDRNDAAEEETDDDDNAFFDTRDILSSSSFKSNGSDYRMSSFSSDDEGFYAFESEDDIDPSIRYVGTNYPHVKRRKKLPDPVEKEKGVSLWSMIKDNIGKDLTKVCLPVYFNEPLSSLQKCFEEMEYSYLLDQAYEWGRRGNSLMRILYVAAFAVSGYAATEGRVCKPFNPLLGETYEAHYPDKGLRFFSEKVSHHPMIVACHCEGTGWKFWGDSNLKSKFWGRSIQLDPVGTLTLEFDDGEVFQWSKVTTSIYNLILGKLYCDHYGTMRIEGNQEYSCKLKFKEQSIIDRNPHQVHGIIQDRNGKTVSTLFGKWDESMHYVNGDYTGKGKGHESLSDARLLWKRSKAPKIPTRYNFTRFAITLNELTPGLKEKLPPTDSRLRPDQRYLENGEYDMANSEKLRLEQRQRQARKMQESGWKPRWFAKDKASGTYLYVGGYWEARQRGNWDSCPDIFGQIPSDHISDEGQITF
- the LOC114163165 gene encoding oxysterol-binding protein-related protein 1C isoform X1, whose product is MHPFCCVSAISDQASPVKPSFADFPMPPLPAAAATAATVRSDSAPRHSHKHSHSGSQREQPVDLKINDLVGNGISGILYKWVNYGKGWRPRWFVLQDGVLSYYKIHGPDKIVVNPETEKGSMVIGEESMRRITRNRNSYPCQHVRKPFGEIHLKVSTIRESKSDDKRFSVFTGTKRLHLRADTREDRLSWTEALQAVKDMFPRMSNSELMAPLDNVTVSTEKLRLRLMEEGVSEGTIQDSEQIMRTEFAALQSQLVLLKQKHSILIDTLRQLETEKVDLENTVVDESQRQWNDEEASSRLAQEKFSEGTGSESEDDNDRNDAAEEETDDDDNAFFDTRDILSSSSFKSNGSDYRMSSFSSDDEGFYAFESEDDIDPSIRYVGTNYPHVKRRKKLPDPVEKEKGVSLWSMIKDNIGKDLTKVCLPVYFNEPLSSLQKCFEEMEYSYLLDQAYEWGRRGNSLMRILYVAAFAVSGYAATEGRVCKPFNPLLGETYEAHYPDKGLRFFSEKVSHHPMIVACHCEGTGWKFWGDSNLKSKFWGRSIQLDPVGTLTLEFDDGEVFQWSKVTTSIYNLILGKLYCDHYGTMRIEGNQEYSCKLKFKEQSIIDRNPHQVHGIIQDRNGKTVSTLFGKWDESMHYVNGDYTGKGKGHESLSDARLLWKRSKAPKIPTRYNFTRFAITLNELTPGLKEKLPPTDSRLRPDQRYLENGEYDMANSEKLRLEQRQRQARKMQESGWKPRWFAKDKASGTYLYVGGYWEARQRGNWDSCPDIFGQIPSDHISDEGQITF